One segment of Radiobacillus kanasensis DNA contains the following:
- a CDS encoding phage portal protein, protein MDLLADTSKRIYMKRLALQICTNFLGRTISQSEFRIKEGKEYIRDELYYRLNVRPNKNMTASHFWQTVVYKLIHDNECLIIQSDDEDLLIADDFVHNQRAVYEDSFTNVVVNDFEFKRAFPMNKVFYLKYHNEELQPLIDSMYDDYGELFGRILNGQKRKNQIRGTAKLDTNQSMTKENMERLQNFINKMYTAFEEKDIAIVPEQKGFNYEEKNSSSNGQSVDEVNKVTNGFLDKLAMAIGIPPGLLHGEMADVEKLTKNYMVFCVNPFIKNIKDEGNYKFIKKKDYLEKNKRIDIRRVSYQSIFDLATQVDKLRSSGVMNGQELRDELNLERVDDPIMEEYVITKNYARSSESTEGGEE, encoded by the coding sequence ATGGATCTACTAGCGGATACATCCAAGCGAATTTACATGAAACGTTTGGCGTTACAGATTTGTACAAATTTTCTCGGTAGAACGATTAGTCAATCCGAGTTCAGAATTAAAGAGGGAAAAGAGTACATTCGTGATGAATTGTATTACCGGTTAAATGTTCGCCCAAATAAAAACATGACCGCTAGTCACTTTTGGCAAACCGTTGTATATAAACTAATTCACGACAATGAATGTTTAATTATCCAGTCTGATGATGAAGATTTATTAATTGCGGATGACTTTGTTCACAACCAACGCGCGGTTTATGAGGATAGTTTCACGAATGTAGTGGTTAATGATTTTGAATTTAAACGTGCTTTTCCTATGAATAAGGTTTTTTACCTAAAATATCACAACGAGGAACTACAACCTTTAATTGATAGTATGTATGATGACTACGGAGAATTATTTGGTCGAATATTAAATGGTCAAAAAAGAAAGAATCAAATCCGTGGAACAGCCAAGTTAGATACGAATCAATCAATGACTAAAGAGAATATGGAAAGGCTGCAAAATTTTATTAATAAAATGTACACAGCTTTTGAAGAAAAAGATATTGCCATTGTTCCAGAGCAAAAAGGATTCAACTATGAAGAGAAAAATAGTTCATCTAATGGACAGTCAGTTGATGAGGTCAATAAAGTTACTAATGGTTTTCTTGATAAATTAGCAATGGCCATAGGAATTCCTCCAGGACTACTTCATGGTGAGATGGCAGATGTAGAAAAACTGACGAAAAATTATATGGTGTTTTGTGTGAATCCTTTCATAAAAAACATTAAGGATGAAGGTAACTATAAGTTCATCAAGAAGAAAGATTACTTGGAAAAAAATAAACGAATTGATATTCGTAGAGTTTCTTATCAAAGTATCTTCGATTTAGCTACCCAAGTTGATAAGCTCCGTTCATCGGGTGTTATGAATGGTCAAGAATTACGAGACGAATTAAATCTAGAAAGGGTGGATGATCCGATTATGGAAGAATACGTAATCACCAAAAACTACGCAAGAAGTAGTGAATCCACTGAAGGAGGTGAGGAATAA
- a CDS encoding head maturation protease, ClpP-related, whose amino-acid sequence MTRELKEQIKNMMNKKSDIRFEAVEEGKEYSLYIYGPIGSYFYSDNSAQGIQRKLQNVDADKIHVHINSPGGSAFDGVAIGNILKNHKAEIIVHIDGWAASAASVIAVAGDKVIMPENTMMMIHRAATFEYGNATVFEKTAADLRKIDISLAASYKKRFVGEESELEQLLDEETFLTAEEAVAFGLADVVGEEIEIQDLEDIDVDEDDTEPENIKEKLVAKYVARAKPNQKEPTPNSVENSKVSKLFLNL is encoded by the coding sequence ATGACTAGGGAACTAAAGGAACAGATCAAAAACATGATGAACAAGAAATCAGATATTCGTTTTGAGGCTGTTGAAGAGGGGAAAGAGTATTCGCTTTACATTTATGGACCTATCGGCAGCTATTTCTATAGTGACAATAGCGCCCAAGGTATCCAGAGGAAATTGCAAAATGTTGACGCGGATAAGATTCATGTTCATATTAATTCACCAGGTGGTTCTGCTTTTGATGGTGTCGCTATTGGAAATATACTAAAAAATCACAAAGCGGAGATTATTGTTCACATTGACGGTTGGGCAGCAAGTGCAGCATCAGTTATTGCTGTGGCTGGCGATAAAGTAATTATGCCGGAAAATACAATGATGATGATTCACCGAGCAGCCACCTTTGAATACGGTAACGCAACTGTATTTGAAAAGACTGCAGCAGATCTAAGAAAGATAGATATATCACTTGCAGCATCATATAAAAAGCGTTTTGTCGGGGAAGAATCTGAATTGGAACAGTTACTAGATGAGGAAACATTTCTTACTGCAGAGGAAGCTGTCGCATTTGGGCTAGCAGATGTCGTAGGGGAAGAAATTGAAATTCAGGATCTTGAAGATATCGATGTTGACGAGGATGATACCGAACCTGAAAACATTAAGGAAAAATTAGTTGCTAAATATGTTGCACGAGCAAAACCTAATCAAAAAGAGCCTACTCCAAATTCTGTTGAAAACAGTAAAGTGAGTAAGCTCTTTTTAAATTTATAA
- a CDS encoding head-tail adaptor protein: MQRRIQKPVHEVFNDGFLEYGKVTVQRNDARKKIGDAFVPEGKLAYQLMNAREEDIQLAGAMNSRLDMKVKTRFPPSFKTNRKKSSMSCKVHEIIYDVIDVDWDKSRSYLFFYLQEVGEAQ; this comes from the coding sequence ATGCAACGACGGATACAGAAACCAGTACATGAGGTATTTAATGACGGATTTCTGGAGTATGGAAAAGTGACTGTACAGCGGAATGATGCACGTAAAAAGATTGGTGATGCATTTGTACCAGAAGGAAAACTTGCCTACCAGTTAATGAATGCACGGGAAGAGGATATTCAACTTGCGGGTGCTATGAACTCGCGGTTGGATATGAAAGTTAAAACTAGATTTCCTCCTTCCTTTAAGACCAATAGAAAGAAATCTTCTATGAGTTGTAAGGTACATGAGATCATTTACGATGTTATAGATGTGGATTGGGATAAGAGTAGATCTTATCTCTTTTTCTATTTGCAGGAAGTTGGTGAGGCGCAATGA
- a CDS encoding phage tail protein — MVMVVETFDPVTITDISVQFMQDDGTKSPGTKFGAAGTVGGETLLRQIIKREEGIEVAKRTKAEKMTLTVSAHVKLKVLRDIFGFSNTDLKPGIYSYGTDSKAKRFTLTANAIDEFEDVTKLMAFPDCISATGFTFNIENGADEVALMEISLEAYPDDFKQILYEAMVEELEDQTIPTTWHTQFDRTLVEVVPTP, encoded by the coding sequence ATGGTAATGGTAGTAGAAACGTTTGACCCGGTAACAATTACGGATATAAGCGTTCAATTCATGCAAGATGATGGAACCAAGTCACCTGGCACAAAGTTTGGTGCAGCTGGAACGGTAGGTGGGGAAACCCTTCTTCGCCAAATTATCAAACGAGAAGAAGGCATTGAGGTAGCTAAACGGACTAAAGCCGAGAAGATGACATTGACTGTTTCGGCCCATGTGAAATTGAAAGTGCTCCGTGATATATTCGGATTCTCGAATACAGACTTAAAGCCTGGTATCTATTCGTACGGAACCGATTCAAAGGCGAAGCGATTTACATTGACAGCTAACGCCATTGATGAATTCGAAGATGTGACCAAGTTAATGGCGTTCCCGGATTGCATAAGCGCCACAGGCTTCACATTCAATATTGAAAATGGAGCGGACGAAGTTGCCCTTATGGAAATCTCTCTTGAGGCATACCCGGATGACTTTAAACAGATCTTGTATGAGGCAATGGTCGAAGAATTAGAAGATCAAACCATTCCAACTACATGGCATACACAGTTTGACCGTACTCTAGTTGAAGTTGTCCCTACTCCCTAA
- a CDS encoding fibronectin type III domain-containing protein translates to MSLLPNAPSGLVTSNVTATGLTLTWDAVSYDEGISNYEIYRDGVSVGTSATTSYSDSGLTASTTYSYQVKAIGANGKESALSTAVSVTTSAA, encoded by the coding sequence TTGTCCCTACTCCCTAATGCGCCCTCTGGACTAGTAACATCCAATGTCACGGCTACAGGATTAACGTTGACATGGGATGCGGTTAGTTATGATGAGGGCATTTCAAATTATGAAATATATAGGGATGGAGTTTCAGTAGGGACAAGCGCGACAACAAGCTATTCGGATAGTGGGTTAACAGCTTCAACCACCTATTCGTATCAAGTAAAAGCTATTGGAGCAAACGGAAAAGAATCTGCACTAAGTACAGCGGTTTCCGTTACTACATCAGCAGCATAA